The sequence AAGTGTTACACCGGTTCGCCGCCGAAGGGTGTCGAGCACGGATGGTGGATGAACGATGAGCGGGTCGCCTACCCGATGCTGGAGAAGGCGAGGAAGCTCGGTGTGCCTCGCGTTTGCGTCCACAAGGGACTCCCGCTTGGACCGGTCGAGGAGTACAATCACCCGCGCGACCTGATCAAGGCGGCCAGGGATTTTCCGGATATCGCCTTTCTCGTGTATCACTCGGGGTTCAAAGGCGCCGCCTCCCTCGCGGAGACTTTCGCGAAGACGGGGGAGATTCCGTGGACGAGCGAATTTTGCCGGATGAAGCAGGCCGAGCCGGGCATCCGCAATATCTACATGGAACTCGGTTCGACGTTCGGCCAGTTGGTCATCACTCATCCGGCCATCTGTGCGCATCTGCTCGGTCAGATCATCGAGGCGTTCGGCGCGGATCATGTCCTCTGGGGCACCGATTCGATCTGGTACGGCACACCGCAGTGGCAGATCGAGGCCTTCCGCCGGTTCCAGATTCCGGATCAGTTGATCGAGAAGCATGGCTACCACACCCTCACGCGCGAGGTGAAAGCGCAGATTTTCGGCTTGAACGCGGCGCGTGTGTTCGGGGTGGACGTCCACGCCAAACGGAACGAAGTCCCGAAGGATTATGTCAGCCGTATCAGGATGGCTTATCTGGAGGAAGGGCCGGAGCCGAGCCATCGGCTGTATGGGTGGATCGCAGGTTAGAGGCGATGGGCGAGAGGCAATAGGTCGGAAGTCAAGATGGCTTACCCATCGCCCCTAGTTCGCACCTCTCGCGGCCTTTAAGGGAGACTCGTAATGAAAAGCGAAATCTTATATCCGGGCGCGTTTCCGATGGTACGGGTGTATCTGGCGGCGGGGGAAAGTGTGAAGGCGGAGTCCGGGGCAATGGTGGCGGCGTCCCCGACGATTGATGTCGAGAGCAAGATGGAAGGCGGGTTTCTCGGCGCACTGTCCCGCAAGCTCCTCACCGGCGAAAAATTCTTCTTTCAGACGCTCCGGGCGACCCGCGGAGCAGGAGAGGTGTTGTTGGCACCTACGGTACCCGGTGACATCGTCGTTCTCGAACTGGATGGAGTGAACGAGTACCTCGTGCAGAAGGACGGGTTTCTGGCCGGGGCCGAGGATGTCAGGATCGAAAGTCAGATGCAGAGTCTCAGCCGGGGCTTGCTCGGGGGCGAAGGGTTCTTCATCCTGAGAATCGGCGGAACCGGGCAATTGATTCTGAACAGCTTCGGCGCCATCCACAAAGTCGAGCTTAAGCCGGACGAAGAATATATCGTGGACAACAGCCATCTCGTGGCGTGGACGGCTACCACGACCTACAGCATTGAAAAGGCGGCGGCGGGCTGGATCGCCAGTTTCACCTCCGGCGAAGGGTTCGTCTGCCGGTTCCGCGGTCCCGGCCTGGTCTACATTCAAAGTCGCAACCCCAGCGGGTTCGGGGCCTGGATCAGGCAGTTCATCCCCGTCTCCGAATAGAGGGGCGAGGGGTAACGGGAGAGAAGGATACCGGGATGGATAGGCAAGCAATCCTTCATGCTGGTATCTGCGCACGCGCTAGACACGCTATCCCTGTGCACCGCTACCCCGCTCTCACATGACTCGCACGCCCAACGCCCTCTGTTTCGGCCATGACCTGCCGGGCGCGGGAGTGCCTTGCCGTGTCACTGTCGGTCCTGATGGACTGTCGATCGAGTTCACCGACCAGGCCAACCGACTCGCGAGGGAGATCGTCCCGTTCTCTGCTCTGTCGATCGGAGCGGGCGGGTTCGATCACGATCACCTCGTCTTGCAATGGACCGCGAACGGGGCAGGCCGAACGGTCTATCTGAAGGATCCAACGGCCATCGTCGCCTTTCGGCAATCCGCTCCGCAGGGGCTGACGGACCATCTGGAGCGGACCGCGGAGCGTGTACGGCGCTCGCGACGGAGCCGGCGCACTGTCATCGCGGTGTCCGCCGCTTCCCTGCTGGGGTTGCTGCTTGCCCTGTGGTTTGGCTTCGACGCCATCGTGTCGATGGCCGTGAGTCGCATTCCTGTAGCATGGGAGGAGAAGATCGGGGAAACGGTGCAGCGCGACTTCCTGGCCGGACAGACGATGCTTCCCGGCGGGCCGGCGGTCGAGGCGGTCCAGGAGATCACCAAACGGCTCACATCTCACCTTCCCGACAATCCCTACACGTTTCACGTCACGGTAGTCCGGAGCGATGTTGTGAACGCCTTCGCCTTGCCGGGCGGGTATGTCGTCGTGTTCACCGGGTTACTCCAGAAGGCGGAGAATCCGGAAGAAGTGGCGGGCGTCCTGAGCCATGAGCTCAATCACGTGCTCCAGCGGCATGGGCTGGAGCGGATCGTCAAAACATTGGGGGTTGTGGCGGTGGTCACCATCCTGGTCGGCGATCAGCAGGGCCTGATCGGGCTGGCCAAGCAATTGGGCGTGGAACTGCTCACGTTGAAGTTCAGCCGCGAGCAAGAGACAGAGGCGGACGTGACGGGGCTGAAGCTGCTCCACCGGGCCAAGATTGCGCCGGATGGCATGATCCGGTTCTTCGAGCGGCTCTCCGAGTCGGAGAGCGGGCGCGTCGAACTGCTCTCGACTCACCCGATGAGCGCCGCGCGGGCGGAGCGACTGAAGGCGGAAGCGGCGTCGCTCCCGCGCCAGGTGCCGGAGCCGTTCGGTTTCGAGTGGAGCAGAGTTCAGGAGTCTCTGGGGCGGGGCCAGAAAGGCTCGCCATGAGTCCGGGGTGGGGGATCCTTCGCGTCGGCGTGATTGCGGACACCCACGGGCTCTTCGATCGGGCCGTCCTGCGGCATTTTCAGGACGTCGATCACATCCTCCACGCGGGGGATATCGGCGGCAAGTCCGTCATCGAACAACTGGAACAACTCGCGCCCGTCACCGCCGTGTCCGGCAATGTGGATGGATATGGGCGCAGCGGATTTCCCCCGGAGACCGTGATCGAGCTGGGCGGCCGACGGATCGCCCTCCGGCATATCCTCTTCGAAGGCGGGAGGTTGACCAAAGAGGGGCGTGCCTTCCTGGAGCGAGTGCGCCCCGACGTTTGCGTGTTCGGCCACACCCATCAACCCACGGCAGAATGGGTCGGCGCGACGCTGCTGTTCAACCCCGGCTCCGCCGGCCCGAAACGCTTCACGCTTCCGCGGGGACTCGGTCTTCTGACGATCGACGACGGCATCACCACGGCTCACCTTGTCTTGCCGGATCGGGCCGAGTAACGTCGGGTCAGCCGCGCGATTCTCTTGATTCGACTCTTCATCGACCCGCATCTTGGATGCCGGCTCTTGACTTTGTGCGTCGACACAATTGTGGTATAACCGCTCTGACACCCGCGGCTGTACGTAATCGCCGCGGACCACAACGACAGGAGGAAAATCATGATAAACAAATTCTTGCTGCTGCTCTTCGCGCTCGCGCTGGTCAGTGTTCAAGCCCTCGACGCTTTCGCGGCCGGGAATCCTGACACCGGTCCTGGTTGCGGGCTGGGAAAACTGGCCTGGCAAGACTACAAGGGGCAGAAGCAGATTGCCCCGCAGGTAATGATGGCCACGACGAACGGTACCTTCGGCAGCCAGACGTTCGGGATCAGTTTCGGGACATCGGGGTGCACGAACGACGGCGTGATCATGAGAACAGAGCGGACCAACGTCTTCGTCTTCGCTATGTTCGACAACCTCTCCCAGGAGCTGGCAAAGGGTCAGGGCGAACACCTCGCGTCGCTTGCCACTTTGATGGGTGTGCCGCCTGAGCATCAAGCCGAGTTTTTCGCTATGACCCAGGAGAAATACAAAGCATTGGTAGAAGCGGGGGAGGCGTCGCCGGTGGCGGTGATTAAGGCCATCGAGGACGCTATGGCCGAGCACCCGGTTTTGGCCAAAGTCGCCGCGCCGCGCTAAGCGAGGTCGTGCGAGATCGTCGCTCGTTGAGCGCGACCGAACCAAGCGAGCGCGCAGACGGTTTTTTCTCACTCCTCGCTCGGTATTGGGCTATAATCGCCTGTGGTGTCGCCACACGGGCGGCAGGATCTCTAACCATAAGGAGGAGGACTTATGTTGAGAAAACTGCTCATGCTGTCGGTCTCGCTGGTCTTTATCGGTGCGCAGGCCAGTCTCTCGCTCGCCGCCCACCCCGACACGGGTCCGGGCTGCGGGCTGGGGAAGCTGGCCTGGTCGGACTATAAGAACCAAAAGAACATCGCTCCGCAGGTTCTGATGGCCACGACCAACGGGACGTTTGGCAGCCAGACGTTCGGCATCAGCACAGGCACTTCCGGATGCACGAACGACGGACAGATCATGAGCGAACATAGGGTGACAATGTTCGCCGCCATCAACTTC comes from Nitrospirota bacterium and encodes:
- a CDS encoding DUF3015 domain-containing protein — protein: MLRKLLMLSVSLVFIGAQASLSLAAHPDTGPGCGLGKLAWSDYKNQKNIAPQVLMATTNGTFGSQTFGISTGTSGCTNDGQIMSEHRVTMFAAINFDNLSQEMAQGQGEHLASLATLLGVPAEHQGEFFALTQERYTSLMQSGETSPVALVKALNDAIAAHPVLAKASTR
- a CDS encoding metallophosphoesterase family protein, giving the protein MSPGWGILRVGVIADTHGLFDRAVLRHFQDVDHILHAGDIGGKSVIEQLEQLAPVTAVSGNVDGYGRSGFPPETVIELGGRRIALRHILFEGGRLTKEGRAFLERVRPDVCVFGHTHQPTAEWVGATLLFNPGSAGPKRFTLPRGLGLLTIDDGITTAHLVLPDRAE
- a CDS encoding M48 family metallopeptidase, encoding MTRTPNALCFGHDLPGAGVPCRVTVGPDGLSIEFTDQANRLAREIVPFSALSIGAGGFDHDHLVLQWTANGAGRTVYLKDPTAIVAFRQSAPQGLTDHLERTAERVRRSRRSRRTVIAVSAASLLGLLLALWFGFDAIVSMAVSRIPVAWEEKIGETVQRDFLAGQTMLPGGPAVEAVQEITKRLTSHLPDNPYTFHVTVVRSDVVNAFALPGGYVVVFTGLLQKAENPEEVAGVLSHELNHVLQRHGLERIVKTLGVVAVVTILVGDQQGLIGLAKQLGVELLTLKFSREQETEADVTGLKLLHRAKIAPDGMIRFFERLSESESGRVELLSTHPMSAARAERLKAEAASLPRQVPEPFGFEWSRVQESLGRGQKGSP
- a CDS encoding DUF3015 domain-containing protein — encoded protein: MINKFLLLLFALALVSVQALDAFAAGNPDTGPGCGLGKLAWQDYKGQKQIAPQVMMATTNGTFGSQTFGISFGTSGCTNDGVIMRTERTNVFVFAMFDNLSQELAKGQGEHLASLATLMGVPPEHQAEFFAMTQEKYKALVEAGEASPVAVIKAIEDAMAEHPVLAKVAAPR
- a CDS encoding TIGR00266 family protein codes for the protein MKSEILYPGAFPMVRVYLAAGESVKAESGAMVAASPTIDVESKMEGGFLGALSRKLLTGEKFFFQTLRATRGAGEVLLAPTVPGDIVVLELDGVNEYLVQKDGFLAGAEDVRIESQMQSLSRGLLGGEGFFILRIGGTGQLILNSFGAIHKVELKPDEEYIVDNSHLVAWTATTTYSIEKAAAGWIASFTSGEGFVCRFRGPGLVYIQSRNPSGFGAWIRQFIPVSE